From the Chiroxiphia lanceolata isolate bChiLan1 chromosome Z, bChiLan1.pri, whole genome shotgun sequence genome, one window contains:
- the TRIM14 gene encoding tripartite motif-containing protein 14 isoform X2 has product MHLVERVSEFWPTKELMALCLKDLEERKEQEAGNRRSVEQAVNDVKAHANVIKRQLSEKVTELQLLLQEEESLAKNFIDEKTQQALGAHAQQLESCQEQLAALETFSCRIRQIQQDSDPIQLLERYIDIEKEMKESRHLREQWHPIPLSFEHILNHYKHFFRVLQSILQKPLEARLKEDVFSSLNVTAKKEPGTVLKTMTPVDRLLFLKHARSPTWEYDSVHPRLKLSDDRLEVSCSWRRIFYPCGPQRFDKLWQVLSKDAFLSGSHYWEVDLLHAGAGWWIGAAYPSIGRKGDSETCRLGWNRASWCLKKFELEYWAFHKGERIPVLVEDDPDRIGIFLDYEAGILSFYNVSDGMAHLHTFHCKFTEPVYPALRLWEGSIRICKLP; this is encoded by the exons GAACTCATGGCATTGTGCTTGAAGGAtctagaagagagaaaagagcaagaaGCTGGTAACAGAAGGAGCGTAGAGCAGGCTGTGAATGATGTGAAG GCACATGCCAATGTGATCAAACGGCAGCTGTCAGAAAAAGTGACCGAGCTCCAGTTACTTCTTCAGGAAGAAGAGAGTCTGGCAAAAAACTTCATTGATGAAAAGACTCAGCAAGCCCTAGGAGCACATGCTCAGCAGTTGGAGTCCTGTCAAGAACAGCTTGCGGCCCTAGAGACCTTCTCGTGTCGGATCAGACAAATACAACAGGACAGTGATCCTATTCAGTTGCTGGAG AGGTACATAGACATCgagaaggaaatgaaggaatCTAGGCACCTGAGAGAACAGTGGCATCCAATACCTCTCTCATTTGAACACATACTTAACCATTATAAGCACTTCTTCAGAGTTCTTCAGTCCATTCTACAGAAACCGCTAGAAGCCCGGCTTAAAGAAG ATGTTTTCAGTAGCCTTAACGTCACTGCAAAGAAGGAACCTGGAACAGTGTTGAAAACCATGACTCCTGTGGATCGGTTGCTTTTCTTAAAAC ATGCAAGATCACCAACCTGGGAATACGACAGCGTTCACCCAAGACTGAAATTGTCTGATGACCGTCTTGAagtgagctgcagctggaggaggataTTTTACCCCTGTGGTCCCCAGAGATTCGATAAATTATGGCAAGTGCTAAGCAAAGACGCATTCCTCTCTGGGAGCCATTACTGGGAAGTTGACCTTCTTCATGCTGGAGCCGGCTGGTGGATTGGCGCAGCCTACCCTTCCATTGGCAGGAAAGGAGACTCTGAAACCTGCCGGCTGGGCTGGAATAGAGCATCTTGGTGCCTTAAGAAGTTTGAATTGGAATATTGGGCATTTCACAAGGGGGAGAGAATCCCTGTCTTGGTAGAGGATGATCCTGACCGCATTGGCATTTTTCTGGATTATGAAGCAGGAATCCTTTCATTCTACAATGTTAGTGATGGAATGGCTCATTTGCACACCTTCCACTGCAAGTTCACGGAACCAGTATATCCAGCCTTGAGACTCTGGGAAGGGTCCATTAGAATATGCAAATTACCATAA
- the NANS gene encoding sialic acid synthase: protein MPREIELCPGRRVGGDQPCFIIAEIGQNHQGDLDIAKRMIRMAKECGADCAKFQKSELEYKFNKKALERPYTSKHSWGKTYGEHKRHLEFSHDQYRELKKYAEEIGIFFTASGMDEMAVEFLHELDVPFFKVGSGDTNNFPYLEKTAKKGRPMVISSGMQSMNTMHQVYQIVKPINPNFCFLQCTSAYPLQPEDVNLRVISAYQSAFPDIPIGYSGHETGIAISVAAVAMGAKVVERHVTLDKTWKGSDHQASLEPDELAELVKAIRTVEKAMGSPIKQLLPCEMACNEKLGKSVVAKVAIPEGAVLTLDMLTVKVGEPKGFPPESIFDLVGQKVKKSIEEDETITEQVVENHVKKVKC, encoded by the exons ATGCCGAGGGAGATCGAGCTGTGCCCCGGGCGGCGCGTCGGCGGCGACCAGCCGTGCTTCATCATCGCCGAGATCGGGCAGAACCACCAGGGCGACCTGGACATCGCCAAGCGCATGATCCGCATGGCCAAG GAATGTGGAGCAGACTGTGCTAAGTTCCAGAAGAGTGAACTGGAGTACAAATTCAACAAGAAAGCCTTGGAAAGGCCCTACACCTCTAAACACTCCTGGGGAAAGACCTATGGGGAGCACAAGCGCCACTTGGAGTTTAGCCATGACCAATACAGAGAGCTAAAGAAGTATGCAGAGGAGATTGgcattttcttcacagcttctGGCATGGATGAG atGGCTGTGGAATTTCTTCATGAGCTGGATGTTCCATTTTTCAAAGTAGGATCAGGAGatacaaataattttccatatttGGAAAAGACTGCAAAGAAAG GTCGCCCAATGGTGATTTCCAGCGGCATGCAGTCCATGAACACAATGCATCAGGTTTATCAGATTGTGAAGCCCATCAATCCAAACTTCTGCTTCCTGCAGTGCACCAGTGCTTACCCACTTCAGCCAGAGGATGTCAATCTCCGTGTTATATCG GCGTATCAGTCAGCTTTTCCTGATATCCCCATTGGCTATTCGGGACATGAAACTGGCATAGCCATTTCAGTGGCAGCTGTTGCTATGGGTGCTAAAGTAGTGGAACGCCACGTGACCCTTGACAAAACATGGAAAGGAAGCGACCACCAGGCATCTCTGGAGCCAGATGAACTGGCGGAGCTGGTGAAAGCCATCCGTACTGTGGAAAAAGCAATGGGTTCTCCAATCAAACAGCTCTTGCCCTGTGAGATGGCTTGCAATGAAAAG CTGGGGAAGTCTGTTGTGGCGAAAGTGGCAATTCCTGAAGGTGCCGTCCTGACACTTGACATGCTGACCGTGAAGGTGGGAGAGCCGAAGGGATTTCCCCCAGAATCCATCTTCGATCTGGTGGGCcagaaggttaaaaaaagtaTTGAAGAAGATGAAACCATCACTGAGCAAGTAGTGGAAAACCATGTAAAAAAAGTGAAGTGCTAA